Part of the Lolium rigidum isolate FL_2022 chromosome 6, APGP_CSIRO_Lrig_0.1, whole genome shotgun sequence genome, AGGCTCTTTTAAGGCCTCCGATCGTACACGGAAGGGCTTATCCGTGTGCACTGTAAAGGATCACTTATGGCCCAAATAGTAAGCAGCTGGAGGTTCTCAACCCGCGCACGAAGTATAGCAGCTGTGTGTGATATACATATACCACATACGATGATTTCGGCCTAACCTTGATAAACCTTAGGGATGATAGGTGGGCCCTCCTTGTAACATTTTAGAGCTTTACTCTCCTTATATTTGAGTTTCTGTTATATATCGTCAGTTTTTTTACAAAGCCTCTAGAATTGTTTTTATTATTCTCTCCCCTAAAAGTGTTTTCGTGCAATTTATCCTATACTAAAGTATTGCATGTGCAACCACAATGGAAGATATAGTCTAGTTTCCCTTCCCCCCTCACTTTGAAAAGGACAGTCATGGTGGAAATCTAGGTTAGGCATCAACTAGCTAGATGTTTGTTATCTGTTTCATCTGTTTAAGTGTGTCTCGATAATTTTTAACAGTCACTAGAATAGTTTACATCGAAGATAGTTTCTCCACAAAGACCGTCCATGAAACGTTTAACGCATCGTTTCTTCTACAAAACTTGCCTAATTTCTCTGTATTGTAGATGGTTGAGAGCAACAACTTGGTGGGTGTGAGACCATGTTGTCCGACAAGGAGGCGGGGTTTCACCTTTTGTCGGTTGTACCTTTTGTGATACTTTGATTTGGTTTGGCTAAAATGTTGTTTTATTTATAATGAGGGGCGAAAGCATATTTCGAGGATGCACTAGTACAAATTTGCTACGTAGAGACGGCCAGGTGAGTCGGTTTTATCTCAAGTTATTCAAAGCTGACACTGTTGCAAACCATCACACGGTCATCCAGGATGACACGACTCTAAAACTCTTAGAAACCTTGATAAACTATGCCCGCTTGAAAGAAGCGGGGCAACGGGGACGGAGAATAAAGTAGACCGTCTAGCATATATATCTTAGGCGGTTATTAAAATGAACCGCTTCAAAGAATGTATTAATACATGACACAATTTGTAGGTTACATCGTTGAAATGAAAATTTAAATGTAGAAGATCTTATCAAAATTACAATATCTCACTTTCATCGTTATGAAACGGGTTGTCTCTAAACAAAGAGTGTACCTCCAAGTTTCTTTGAAAAGTTAAGTTGTTTCAAACTTTGACCATGtctacataatttttttttgcgaacACGCAAAAGCTTTGCGTGTCATTGCATTAGAAGAAACAGAAGTGGACTACAACGGTTCCGGCATTCTAGAGGGAATGCGGGTATAAGGCGTGCTTGAGTGGTAGGGCGACCATGAGCATCATTAAATCAAACAGTTATATGGCAAAAACATACTTGTGCAGAGTAAAACTTTGTAAAATATCGTATTACTCTCTAGATTACGTTGGGCCGCATAGAGTTCGACCCTACTATCAAGTCTCAACCCACCACTTGATAGGTAATCTGCTGGCTTCCGGCGCTTCAACTATTTTTGCTTTTTTCCCTCCGAAAATTAGAGAAATGGCCATATTACATTTGACAATTCATGCACGGATTCCTATATATATTTTTCATTTCCAGTCGGAAGGGTGATCCTCTGAACTATCATTTCAAACTTGACTACTTGGGTAGTTGGTTCTTCTCTTATTTATAACTATAGTGGCTCTCTGAATAATGACAATTTGAATCTTGAATTTTGCTTTCCTATTAAATTAAAATACTTTTCATAATAATAATTCTTCATGTCATCGGTCTTTGAATAACCGGTCAGCAAGCATTTACTCTAACCACCTATAGTTATACACGACAGTTGGATTACTCATCCAGAAGTGTTGGCAGTCCAAACCTCTCTATCTGTGCATAAACTAATGGTCAAGTAGCTATTTACATTGGTGATGACGACAGGGAGAGCGGGGTAAGGTGATTAGGAGGCAGTCAATTCATTTGCAAGTGATATTGCAACCAAGAAAAACAATCTGAACCCTTAGATTTGCTTTGTGATTCGTGCTAGTTATGAGTTACAATGTGAGTTACAACTGAGATTTGATAACCGAAAACTAAAtaatttctcagtcgactgagaagtaGTCATTTCTGTTAAAGATGGCTAACTAAACTGTAATTTCCATTTACATATATGCTCATGGTGAACTCATTCATCAGTCTTTAGGGCAGAAGTAACCTGCCTTCACGTGCACCTAAACCCTAAGCTATCCAATTATATAAATGACCCTGAGGCTAGCCAACTCACCCGAGACGGCGACAACACTTCACTCCACGGGCTTAATTAAACAACGCAAAGGAAATGGAGGTCCTGTCATGGTGGGTTCTAGGCTTCCTCCGCAAGTATCCGGTAGAGATCATGGCGTCGTTTGCTTGCGTCGTCCTGTTGCTCTTCAGGTGTTACCGGCGGGACGGGCTGCCGACCAACTGGCCGGTGTTGGGCGCGGTCCCGGCCATCAGCGTGAACGCCGGGCGCGTGCACGACTGGCTCACGGAGTTCCTGCGCACGGCGCCCGGGATGTCGCACGTCATCAAGGGGCCTTTGGGAACGCCGGTGGACGTGCTCGTCACGGCCAACCCGGCGGACGTGGCGCACATCTTTACCGCCAACTTCGGCAACTACCCCAAGGGCGAGGAGTTCGCCGCCCTCTTCGACGTGCTCGGCGACGGCATCTTCAACGCCGACGGCGAGTCTTGGGCGTTCCAGCGGCGGAAGGCGCACGCGCTGCTGTCCGACGGGAGGTTCCGTGACGCCGTCGCCGGGAGCACCGCGCGCAAGCTCGATGACGGGCTCGTGCCGCTCCTCGACGGCTTCGTTTCCTCTGGTGCCGTCGTGGACATGCAGGACGTGTTCATGCGCCTCACGTTCGACCTCACGGCGATGTTTGTGTTCGGCGTCGACCCCGGATGTCTAGCCGCCAACTTCCCGCGAGTCCCCTTCGCCGCGGCCATGGATGACGCCGAGGAGGTGCTGTTCTACCGGCACATGACGCCCGTTGGGTGGCTGAGGATCCAGACCTACCTAAACATCGGCCACCACAAGAAGATGAACCAGGCTCGGCAGGTGCTCGACGCGTCTATCGCCGAGTTCATCTCGCTCCGGCGAGAGCGCGCGGCCGGTGCCGACGACGGCGCCGACCTGCTCACATTGTACCTGGCGTGCCAAGCGGAGGTCGGCAAGGAAGGCGCCGAGTTCGACCGGTTCTTACGTGACACGACGCTTAACCTCATGATCGCCGGCCGTGACACGACGAGTTCCGCACTGACATGGTTCTTCTGGCTGCTCACCAAACACCCGGACGTCGAGGCAAAGATCCTCTCCGAGCTCAACAAAAACCCGCCGTCTGGCCAACACCGCACCGCCGCCGAGCTGAAGCGACTGGTCTACCTCCACGCGGCGCTGTCAGAGTCACTCCGTCTGTACCCACCAGTGCCATTCGAGCACAAGGCGGCAGTGCGCCCGGACACGCTGCCGAGCGGCGCGGCCGTGGGGACGACGCGGCGGGTGATCGTGTCTTTGTACTCGATGGGCCGCATGGAGTCCGTGTGGGGCAAGGACTGCCTGGAGTTCCGGCCGGAGCGATGGCTGAACGAGGCAGGGCGGCTCCAGCACCAGCCGTCGTACAAGTTCGTGGCGTTCAACGTGGGGCCCCGTACGTGCCTCGGCAGGGAACTGGCGTTCTCGCAGATGAAAGCTGTTGTTGCTGCCGTCGTCCCCAGGTTCCGGATGGAGGTCGCCGGCACCGAGGCGATACCCAAGCTGTCCATCATACTCCACATGAAGGATGGACTCAAGGTAAGGGTGCGCAACAGACAAGACGATGCCAGCATAGGTGCTAGCTAGGGCAACGTATCCTATGCTTGCAACTTTAATGGGCATACGCATACAATATAGTATATACATTTACATATAGTTATACACGCATGATCCTACTGCCTGACCGTGTGTGTGAATATatatgtaaaataatacttttaaGTATGGAGTGAGTGTCTAATACAGTACATCAACAATTCCACATATCAATGATATTCTTTTCAAGACCGACTGTCTTGATATATCAAAATTTACACAAACTGCACCATCTTTTCAAGGTACGGTTTGATTAAAGGGAAAAGCTAAGAAGAAGCGCCGCACGGTTCGCTCCGCGTGCGGCGGTGCCTTAGGATTCGCGAAAGAAATCGGGATGACTCCAGCTTCCTCCTTCCTCCTTATCCCCTCGCTAGCTTCTCTAGTCCACTCGTTTTTCTCCCCACAAAATAATACTAGCATCCCATCACGGACGAACTAGATGTCGTCGCCGCGCTGAGAGCGTGGAGTGGGCTTCCACCAGCGTGGGGCCATCTCCGCCGACGAGCACGGGGAGGGGCTCCGTCAAGCCATCGTGGACAAGCGCGTGGAGTGGGCTTCCGTCTCTAGCGCGGGGCCGTCGCTGCCGACGAGCACGCGGCGCAGACGAGCGCCAAGAGAGGGCTTCCGTCCTAAGCGCGGGGACGACGCCGAGCACGCACCACCGCCGTCGAGCTCGAGCAGGCACGACGCAGGGAAGGTTCCGTGCGGCTGCTGCCGACGAGCCCGCCGAGAGGGCTTCCGTCCCTAGCACGGGGAAGACGC contains:
- the LOC124664821 gene encoding alkane hydroxylase MAH1-like, producing the protein MEVLSWWVLGFLRKYPVEIMASFACVVLLLFRCYRRDGLPTNWPVLGAVPAISVNAGRVHDWLTEFLRTAPGMSHVIKGPLGTPVDVLVTANPADVAHIFTANFGNYPKGEEFAALFDVLGDGIFNADGESWAFQRRKAHALLSDGRFRDAVAGSTARKLDDGLVPLLDGFVSSGAVVDMQDVFMRLTFDLTAMFVFGVDPGCLAANFPRVPFAAAMDDAEEVLFYRHMTPVGWLRIQTYLNIGHHKKMNQARQVLDASIAEFISLRRERAAGADDGADLLTLYLACQAEVGKEGAEFDRFLRDTTLNLMIAGRDTTSSALTWFFWLLTKHPDVEAKILSELNKNPPSGQHRTAAELKRLVYLHAALSESLRLYPPVPFEHKAAVRPDTLPSGAAVGTTRRVIVSLYSMGRMESVWGKDCLEFRPERWLNEAGRLQHQPSYKFVAFNVGPRTCLGRELAFSQMKAVVAAVVPRFRMEVAGTEAIPKLSIILHMKDGLKVRVRNRQDDASIGAS